One window of Triticum dicoccoides isolate Atlit2015 ecotype Zavitan chromosome 5A, WEW_v2.0, whole genome shotgun sequence genomic DNA carries:
- the LOC119296782 gene encoding uncharacterized protein LOC119296782, producing MARCHPAATSAKRRAAPPNPSPPPPPADGSLPLLHAASRGDLRLFKRLVRDLDQGRGRPREVVEAAKDQGLVALHFAAGKGRPRVCRYLVEEPGRGEINARSPVITHLL from the exons ATGGCGCGGTGTCACCCCGCCGCCACCTCAGCCAAGCGCCGCGCCGCCCCTCCAAACCCTAGCCCGCCCCCTCCGCCCGCCGACGGATCGCTTCCGCTCCTCCACGCAGCGAGCCGCGGCGACCTCCGCCTCTTCAAGA GGCTGGTGAGAGATCTGGATCAGGGCAGGGGCCGTCCCAGGGAGGTCGTGGAGGCGGCCAAGGATCAAGGTCTCGTGGCGCTGCACTTCGCTGCCGGGAAGGGAAGGCCACGGGTGTGCAGGTACCTGGTCGAGGAGCCAGGGAGAGGAGAAATTAACGCACGATCCCCTGTAATCACGCATCTCCTGTAA